One part of the Solanum dulcamara chromosome 8, daSolDulc1.2, whole genome shotgun sequence genome encodes these proteins:
- the LOC129899162 gene encoding probable pyridoxal 5'-phosphate synthase subunit PDX1, whose product MAGSGVVTVYGNGTLTETTKQSPFSVKVGLAQMLRGGVIMDVVNAEQARIAEEAGACAVMALERVPADIRAQGGVARMSDPQLIKEIKQAVTIPVMAKARIGHFVEAQILEAIGIDYVDESEVLTLADDENHINKHNFRIPFVCGCRNLGEALRRIREGAAMIRTKGEAGTGNIIEAVRHVRSVMGDIRVLRNMDDDEVFTFAKKIQAPYDLVMQTKQLGRLPVVHFAAGGVATPADAALMMQLGCDGVFVGSGIFKSGDPAKRGRAIVQAVTHYSDPQLLAEISCGLGEAMVGINLDDKVERYANRSE is encoded by the coding sequence ATGGCCGGAAGCGGTGTGGTTACAGTTTACGGAAATGGTACCCTCACGGAGACCACCAAGCAATCCCCCTTTTCAGTGAAAGTGGGTCTTGCTCAGATGCTTCGCGGCGGCGTTATCATGGACGTCGTCAATGCTGAGCAAGCCCGCATAGCTGAGGAGGCCGGCGCCTGTGCTGTCATGGCTCTTGAGCGTGTCCCTGCTGATATACGCGCTCAGGGAGGCGTTGCCCGTATGTCGGATCCCCAGCTTATCAAAGAAATCAAACAGGCCGTTACCATTCCTGTTATGGCCAAAGCCCGTATCGGTCATTTCGTGGAGGCCCAAATCCTTGAGGCTATTGGAATCGATTACGTCGATGAATCGGAGGTCCTTACCCTTGCTGACGATGAGAACCACATCAACAAGCACAATTTCCGTATCCCCTTTGTCTGTGGCTGCCGTAATTTGGGAGAGGCCCTTCGCCGTATCCGCGAGGGTGCCGCTATGATTCGTACCAAAGGTGAAGCCGGTACCGGAAACATCATCGAGGCCGTTCGTCATGTGCGTTCCGTTATGGGTGATATCAGGGTGCTGCGCAACATGGATGATGATGAGGTTTTCACTTTCGCTAAGAAGATTCAGGCACCATACGATCTGGTGATGCAAACAAAGCAACTCGGAAGGCTCCCTGTGGTTCACTTTGCAGCAGGTGGGGTGGCGACACCAGCAGACGCAGCGCTTATGATGCAGTTGGGATGTGACGGCGTGTTCGTGGGTTCAGGAATTTTCAAGAGCGGTGACCCTGCAAAGAGAGGACGCGCCATCGTGCAAGCTGTGACTCATTACAGTGACCCACAATTGCTAGCTGAAATCAGCTGCGGGCTTGGTGAGGCTATGGTTGGAATTAATCTTGATGATAAAGTGGAGAGGTACGCCAATCGTTCTGAGTGA